Sequence from the Rutidosis leptorrhynchoides isolate AG116_Rl617_1_P2 chromosome 3, CSIRO_AGI_Rlap_v1, whole genome shotgun sequence genome:
tcaaattgctatggttttatattgaactctattttatgaatctaaacagaaaaagtataggtttatagttggaaaaataagttacaagtcgtttttgtaaaggtagtcatttaagtcgaaagaacgacgtctagatgaccattttagaaaacatacttccactttgagtttaaccataatttttggatatagtttcatgttcataataaaaatcattttctcagaataacaacttttaaatcaaattttatcatagtttttaattaactaacccaaaacagcccgcggtgttactacgacggcgtaaatccggttttacggtgtttttcgtgtttccaggttttaaatcattaagttagtatatcatatagatatagaacatgtgtttagttaattttaaaagtcaagttagaaggattaacttttgtttgcgaacaagtttagaattaactaaactatgttctagtgattacgagtttaaaccttcgaataagatagttttatatatatgaatcgaatgatgttatgaacatcattactacctcaagtttagtaggtaaacctactggaagtgacaagaaatgatctagcttcaaaggatcttggatggcttgaaagttcttgaagtaggatcatgacacaaaaacaagttcaagtaagatttttactcgaattaagatagtttatagttatagaaattgaatcaaagtttgaatatgaatattaccttgaataagaaagataacctactgtatataacaaaggtttcttgatcttagatgattacttggaatggattagaaagcttggaagtaaattagtaaacttgaagggaattttgaagtgttcttgaagtgttcttcctatgatgattatagcttgattcttgaagtgatttttgatgaagatgatgattaactactggaaaaatatgttcataatagtgtgtgtgtgtgttgagagagaattagaaagagaattggaagtgaaatggagtgaatgatgagtggtaattggtgagtggtgagtggggttaaaaggagttctagttagttgactagctcatggtagaagttaaaattgattagtcatacatgacataatcaagagtggaatcccatgctagttcctattggtatatacccatagtaagtacgttttgaagctgtgtataatacgggtaagaatacgactagaattcttgatgaaagaaaagaatgggaaagtaactgtaaccattttcgttaagtatgagtgttttgatatatgtcttgaagtcttccaaaagtattttaatacatctaaatacactacatgtatatacattttaactgagtcgttaagtcatcgttagtcgttacatgtaagtgttgttttgaaacctttaagttaacgatctcaattaatgttgtcaacccattgtttattatatctaatgagatgttaaattattatattatcatgatattatgatatattaatatatcttaatatgatatatatacatttaaatgtcgttacaacgataatcgttacatatatgtctcgtttcgaaatccttaagttagtagtcttgtttatatgtatataactcattgttaatatacttatggagatgcttacttatcataatctcatgttaaccatatgtatatccatatatatatcgtcatgtcgtttttacaagttttaacgttcgtgaatcgccggtcaacttgggtggtcaattgtctatatgaaacatatttcaattaatcaagtcttaacaagtttgattgcttaacaagttggaaacatttaatcatgtaaatatcaatctcaattaatatatataaacatggaaaagttcggtcacTACATCCGCCCACTTAGATACATAATCGACGGCTACTAAGATATATTTGCAGTTATGAGAACTCGGGaaatgacccataaagtcaattccccatacATCAAAAACTTCACAtatttggatgccggtttgaggcatctcatcacgtTTGGTAATTGTGCTCGTTCTTTGGCAAGAATCACAAGTGCGTACAAACGTATGAGCATCCTTAAAGATGGATGGCCAATAAAAACCCGAATCAAAAACTTTCCTAGCGGTATGGTTTGGTCCATGGTAACCACCGGTGGGACCTTGatgacaatgctcaagaatttgttgagcttccttaCCATACACACACTGGCAATCACTTGATTCGCACAAACTCGAAAGAGATGGGGGTGATCCCAAAAGTAATATTTCAAATCCgcgaagaatttcttcttttgctgataagaaaATCCTTTCTGAAGAACACCTGAGGCTAAATAGTTTGCGTAATTAGTAAACCAAGGAATTTCCGAGTCATTATCGACCCGCATTAAGAATCATCAGGAAACGTGTATTTAATATCCGACTCATTTATCTTTTCCAAATAGGATTCTTAAGTCGAGATAAATGGTCAGCAGCAAGATTCTCGGGCCCCTTTTTATCACGAatctcaatatcaaattcttgcaacAAAATAACCCAACTAATGAGATGTTGCTTGGCATCTTGTTTAGCAAAAAGATACTTAAGGGCCGAGTGGTTAGTATAGActatggtcttggacaacaccaaatagggACGAAATTTATCAAATGCGAAGACAACCGCGAAGAGCTCTTTCTCAGTTGTGGTATAATTAATCTGAGCTCCCGTTAGCATCCTAATCGCATAgtaaattggacgaaaatgattatcaTGGCGTTGTCCCGAGATGGCTCCCAACGCATAATcgcttgcatcacacataagctcaaaAGGTAAGCTGAAATCCAGTGATACAATTATAGGAGCTTGTGTAAGCTTGGTTTTCAAGATGAAGAAGGCTTTCTTGTAATCACCATTAAAATCAAAAGGGGtgtccttctcaagaagtttggTCATGGGGCGAGCGATTtttgaaaagtcttttatgaaacgcctATAGAAACCCGTATGACCAAGGAAACTACGAATGGCCTTGACATTTGACGGTTCAGGTAATTTAGATATGACCTCTAATTTGGCTTGGTCTACCTCAATCCCTGCATGAGATATTTTAtggccaagaacgatgccttcttttaccatgaagtggcatttttttcccaatttaagACCAACTTGGCCTTCTCACATCGAATTAGCATACGTTCAAGATTGGAAAGGCATCCATCAAAGGAGTTCCCAAAAATGGAGAAgtcatccataaagacttccatacactcctcgatcatgtcatgaaaaatctccatcatacacctttgaaaagttccaggtgcattgcataacccaaaaggCATGCGGCGATAAGCGAAAGTACCAAacggacaagtaaaagttgtcttgtcctGATCTTGGGGGTCAATGGGAATATGGAAATACCCGGAGAATCCATCTAGGAAGCAATAGAATTCCTTTCTCGCAAgccgttcaagcatttgatcgatAAATGGTAGCGGAAAGTGATCCTTCCTACGTTTAAACGACGATAGTCTATACAAACTCTCCAACCCATAACCGTGCGCGTAGGAACAAGTTCGTTATTTTCGTTAAGtacaacggttgtacccccctttttaggCATGACTTGGACAGGGATCACCCATGGGCTGTCAGAGATCGAGTAAATTAACCCCGCATCAAGtaacttgactacctcctttttaacaacatcCTTCATAttcgggttcaacctcctttgccTTTGGACAACGGGTTTGTACTCGTCCTCTAAGAGGATTTTATGAGTGCTAAAGGAGGGGTtaattcccggaatgtcggttgttttccaggctatcgCCTTCTTGTGAGCCTTTAGAAGATTAATCAACCTACACTTTTAATCACTGGAAAGGGTAGAAGAAATGATTACTGGTAATTATGAtgtaccttgaagataagcatacTCTAAATGCTCAGGGAGTTTCTTAAGTTCAAGtatgggtggttcttccaaggaggtTTTGATTCGGAACTTATCCTCCTCCTTGATTTCCTCAATTGGTTCCTCCTCTGTGTGATCTTCTTCATCACTTGATTCATCATCTGCATCCACTTTCATCAAGTATTCAAATTCAGCATCTAAATCAAAGTTATTACTTCCATCCATGGGGACAAAACCTGCGGTATCAATCTCCAACAATTCCTGCAAGTCATGCTCAACACACAAATCTATAACATCAAGTTGAAAACAAGTATTATCATCAGTGGATTTGGGTTGTTTAATGGCCTTGTCTACGTGACAAATCACTCTTTCGTCGCCTACACCTATGCTAAGTTGATTATGTTGGACATGAATAATAGCATCAGCGATGTTTAGGAAAGGACGGCCTAGAATGATTGGTACCTTAGTGTCCTCTTTCAATTCAAGCACTACAAAATCGGTCGGAAAAACTAATGGTTCCTTGTTTGGACAAGGGTGGCTAACTCTTACTATCAAGTCTTCGGCTATACCTATGGAAGTGTCAAAAGAATGATTGGCCAATCGAATTcccattctagttggtttcaagtcTTCTAGGCCAAGTTTCAAATAcaacgaatagggcattaaattaacACTTGCCCCTaaatcggctagtgcatcgtacactaccgagtcACCTAGTAAACAAGGAATGATAAAACTACCTggatctcctaattttggaggtagcttttgcttttgcaaaatagcCGAACACGCCTCGTTGAGGAACGTGGCCGAAACCTCTTGGTACTTACCTTTCGAAAAGATGAGATCCttcaaaaacttcccgtagttaggcattaatctaatcactttAGCcaatggcatgttaatgctaatctgATTAATCATGTCCAAGAACTTCTTGTACTGGTTTGCCAGCTTATCTTTCTTTAACGCTTTAGGATATGGGATCGGCGCTTTGTACACCTTCAATGGCGGTTTAGTTATGATATCCGGTGGATCATTTTCCTTTTGCTCCTGAGCTTTTGACTCACTATCCTTAGAACTTTCATCTTTTAACTCCTCTTCATTTGGTACCTGCAAAACAGTAGGAGAAACAATAGCGGGAGACTTAAGAGTCTCCTTGTTAATGACCAAACCACTTCGATTGGTTATGGCATTCACTTGCTTGTTTCTAACCAGTCCTTTGTTGTTCGGATTGGACTGCGTGTTAGAAGGGAGAGTACCCGGTGGTCTCTATTATAAAGACTGAGTGATACGATCCACATCACGTTCCAGATTCTGAATTGAGGCCTGTTGACTCCTAACTTGCTGCTTTGTCGACTCACCATCCTGTCTCAAAGCAGTAATGCTCTCATTAGTTTTCATGATAAAACCCCTTAATTATTCTTCCAACGGAGGCATCTTATTTTCTGGTTGCTGTACTGGTTGTATCGATTGCTGAAAATTTCGTGGCGGGGcttgctgatttctgttgttaaacccaggcggcctgtacggatataccttctgattgTCTTGATAAACCTAATTTCCACTCTAATAATTATTACCACCCGAATTACCCGCTTGGTTGAAAAACTGTTTCCCACTCGAAAATTCACTAAGAGAAAAATCACCCTTTTTAATATAACCCAGATAATTTgcctgttcctccattgatgcttgatcacaatctttcgTCAGATGCGGTCCCTAAcataactcacaaccaacctttatagcgtgcatttctttagtCATAGACTCCATCTGTCTCTTAAAAGTTGCAAGTTGAGCTTTTACTGAAGCGAGctcgtcactagtttcggtactaccaacatgagaagagcgagagacatccatttcttgatgccaatcatatgaATGCGTAGCAGTTTCAGAGATGATTTCATAAGCTTCATctggagtctttttcatcaaagaaccacctgcagcaatatcgatttctttccttgtcggcacattaacacccttgtagaaaatctggaccttattgaagttgttcaactagtgttgaggacaattacgtaacattttACCAAACCGTGTCCATGCATCATAAAGTGTTTCATGTGGCTTCTGAACAAAGTAATTGATGTCACTTTGCAATTTAGCAGCCTTAGAAGCTGGGAAGAAAAGCTGCAGAAACTTATCTTCCATCGTAGTCCAACTATCAATCTCACCTTCgggcaatgattctaaccaatTCTTGGCGTCATCTTTTAAAGACCAAGGAAAAACGCTCAAATAGATAACTGTATCCACGACATTTGCAATTTTGAACAAGTTGTAAATACTTTTGAAACTgggaagatgctcgaatgcatcctctttcggtgtaccccgGAATTGACAttggtgagttatcatattaagaatctaTCATTTAACCTCAAAATCTGTAGTGACTGGTGGTTGCCTAATAGCATGTCCGTTACCAGCCCTTGTAGCTTTCATCATTGCTTCCATATTCTGACCTGCTGCTCCTTTAGCCATATTAACTtattccttaatatactcaaaatccgAAATATAAAAAGGTAATTCAGTGAAACTTTCGGCAATTTCCTGTTATTCTTTAGCTTTGCTGCATGTatagtaaactctagacggttccagagttatcgGTACCTAACCTgtaatcacaccacaacaaaaccgcgcgtaaaaccaaaataaaaataaaagacagGAAAATAACTTTTGCAAAAATTGCTtgtcacaaaaggatcgaataatcaaaagcaAACTTAAAATCCCAATTtagaaccgctccccggcagcgacgccaaaaagttgatatgtgaaatcgtaccttaaaataactagctaaaaacttaacaattatcacacacttacaggcaactataacccgatcatgcagtaatctataagtaattgaccagttcgttccacagagagcagtttaatcAAGATCTTAACACTACTAATTACCCTAGAATTCAGTTTAAAGGTTTGGTTTGTATTTCAATTCACGCAATTAACGTGAAGTAAAATGAAATGGATTAACAGTAAAGATAAAACAGTGTTCACTTGAATGATTCACTACTAATATGGATTGTTCTTGCAATTATTACCGATTATTATGTTCTAAATATAGTTGTATGACTTTTCACAAAGTTCTAATCAATCAAAGTTGGTAAACTCacataaactcacttcaagagattaaactatatttgatagaAACTAATGAAATTTGATTTGGACTAAATTCACATAAAGTCCTAATTATCACAATCACTTGCAACAATTTCACTATCATGCAATTCACTAGtctttcaattaccaattaaatcaatgacacaatcacttgaaatcacttctttaattgtctagatcacctaagtgttaaaGCATAGGTTGCATCTCAAATCTAACTCACATTAAATGATTAAcaacctatgtaattgaattaagaacTAAGAACATGCATAAGAATGGATCTTTAACCAAACACAATCAATTTCAATCATCAAAACATTAAATCCATAAGATAGAACAATCCAACATTTGtagtttcacattcaagcaaacaccaaactgatttagcctagcatattaaagtaGCAAAGAACAATCAAACAATAAAAACTAAGAGTATTCATGATTACAATGATAAACTGATAATAAAAACAAGTATCGAACGTTATGATTAACTGAATAGAAGTAAATAATGAGCAAGTCTTCAATGGTAGGGTTTAGGTCTTCAAAGAACCCCTTGATTCGTAGCTGAAAACTGCATATATCTTTAGGGTGAAAAACCTCGAGTATTTATAGTTAAAcaaaaagtcaccagttcgagcccGCATTGCGACCGCGATAACCCCATCGCCACTGGGATCCATCATCAGCATCGCGACCGCAATGCCCCTATTGCGATCGTGATTCACCCTTTTTCGAATTCTGCCAATCCCTGCCAACCTATTACGACCGGGACACCTCCTATCACGGTCGTGATACCCTCCAGACTCAGCAAAACTTCATTTTCTTGCATCCAAACGTACTTTAAGCTCAAATATCACCAATACTTAGCAAGAAATCACCAAAACACTAAACCGAAGACCTCTGGAGCTATATTTATCATTTTAGCTCAATAAATAACAAAAGTATTCACATTTCCTCGAATAAACAACAATAAAGAACCGATATCGTgatgtaaaatatgtataatttgagcgatatcagTGGTCCGCTCTTATTCATGCTATAACGCACTCATGAGGAGAGTCACTTTGCATAAATTTGGTGCAATCCCCTCAATAGTTCACGGTATGATCAAATTCCAACTAAGAGAGGTATCTCTACCATCCGGACAGAATCCGGTAGGGCGCTATGCACTTCAGTCACTCCACCTGAACCATTTCCAACAGTTGATGAACAAATACAGAGTAGTTCCATTCCCGTCGACCCAAAATGTATGGATAAGCGCA
This genomic interval carries:
- the LOC139901550 gene encoding uncharacterized protein, which produces MAKGAAGQNMEAMMKATRADDAKNWLESLPEGEIDSWTTMEDKFLQLFFPASKAAKLQSDINYFVQKPHETLYDAWTRTETSDELASVKAQLATFKRQMESMTKEMHAIKVPNEEELKDESSKDSESKAQEQKENDPPDIITKPPLKVYKAPIPYPKALKKDKLANQYKKFLDMINQISINMPLAKVIRLMPNYGKFLKDLIFSKGKYQEVSATFLNEACSAILQKQKLPPKLGDPGSFIIPCLLGDSVVYDALADLGASVNLMPYSLYLKLGLEDLKPTRMGIRLANHSFDTSIGIAEDLIVRVSHPCPNKEPLVFPTDFVVLELKEDTKVPIILGRPFLNIADAIIHVQHNQLSIGVGDERVICHVDKAIKQPKSTDDNTCFQLDVIDLCVEHDLQELLEIDTAGFVPMDGSNNFDLDAEFEYLMKVDADDESSDEEDHTEEEPIEEIKEEDKFRIKTSLEEPPILELKKLPEHLEYAYLQGIEVDQAKLEVISKLPEPSNVKAIRSFLGHTGFYRRFIKDFSKIARPMTKLLEKDTPFDFNGDYKKAFFILKTKLTQAPIIVSLDFSLPFELMCDASDYALGAISGQRHDNHFRPIYYAIRMLTGAQINYTTTEKELFAVVFAFDKFRPYLVLSKTIVYTNHSALKYLFAKQDAKQHLISWVILLQEFDIEIRDKKGPENLAADHLSRLKNPIWKR